From the Lathyrus oleraceus cultivar Zhongwan6 chromosome 3, CAAS_Psat_ZW6_1.0, whole genome shotgun sequence genome, the window gccctcctattcttgagactagtttgacacattgcatttcatattttagagcattaggcattgcatgtttgcatatcatatggaaataagaaggtcatcctccaaagtcttttcaaaagatggagaagttacatgattcaagcctgagggtctctatgaattgattgtcaaccatctgagggtttgcacttaaattagggtttcttggttcttcaaagggcttgagcatcatcttgtttgcaaggacATATTACCATCATCATAGTTCTATCATCATCAGGGGtttcattgttcattctcaagttcctcTGGACTAaggttgtgacctctggtcaaccttaatcaatgccattgttccaactagggtttctcaaagagatgaggtgttttcttgggatgaagatcacatgattgttatgaggagcttacatgagctagggtttcatttttgagcaatttccccaagtggtagaggttcaagtggatcaaggcatttcaaggacatctgaggaccaaaaagtcaactgtgcagtcaactgagggctatgaagtggggaaatgagttgagacacctcaatcatgttcaaaaggGGTTTATTTATCGTTCTAAGCATCCATCTTGAAAATTCAAAGGTCATGACAAaagttaccaaaaatggaaagtgacctgtaattcaaagtttcctaatttggcaaggttttggtccaccttcaacttgacttttcaagatcaaagaagtttccaatggatttttggtgaacatgaaagttgtagatctttgtctcccctttctaGAAAGCCcaaattcatgtccatatgatgagTGGTGGAGGcgttatggtcatttgatcacaaggtgtgcatggaaattcaaaatgacataacttttgatacaatgcaccaaattggtccattctttttgcaaaatgcttctcttgatcaagacatctcaaaatagtctttgccatgcatgggaaaagtgtgtatgctcatcattgctcatgtgttcattttggagggaatttccacaattcaaatttggcttatggTGCAAGCAAAGTAACACTTCAAGcatgaccattggatgatttTAAGAGGATTCCAAGCCTTGCATGGTACTGTACACGTGTAGCATGGCCATGCTAGCcaattttgcatttttgcaaatcACTTCATAACTCCTTAATCTTGATTAATACATGGAAAGTGTGATTAGCATGACCATTAGCAGGGAGTATATAAGgccaaaccctaatcataaccaccataactaacttttgagatcaaaatttccaagttccctccaaaattctctctcttcgaattcttcttttcttcacacaaacaccaaaaattattgcatattcttgatcatcatcATTCACTGATCAAGAACCATCATCTGTTTGTTGGAATTTAGCCAAAATTCGTGCAGATCAAGAATACTCTCATGTtaatggaagtttgaaattgaggTAGATCCAAGCGTTTTCAACTGATTCtctttgcacaaagcttcaaggcaaggtcAAAGGAAGAGATCTGGAGCTTTTGAGAGCTTGAGCACGCGTGAACAGAGAACTGCATTTCAAGGTgattcaaaattcatcatctctttTTGCTGTTTTCTTGTTATAGTTGTGTAGATCTCACTATGTGGAGCATGTACATATGTTTAGATTTTGATTTGGCTTAAAAttgagcatgtatgatgaacttCAATTTTAGATCTGAAtaatgtttctcttcgatccaTGAAATATAGGAAGAATTAGGATGAATGAACATGATATTTGGATTCTATGTGGAAGGACGGTTCGAATGGTACCGGTTTTAttgaattctggaaaattttgtTGGAGCTCCGCCGTGcagctggccggagaagacgaccggagctacagctccggcgtctggttcATCCTAGGGTTTATGTGACGTGTGATGCCATGTGTGTTGTGACGTGTGAGAACGAGTGGATACCATGCCTTGACCAAGCCACGCGTTTTCTTTGAACGTTGAGTGTGCTGATGACTAGAtttaatgaaacgcatcgtttcactTTGCTTTGCTGGATGCTGATTGTGTTGTTGGTGTGTGTTATTGATTGGACTATATTGCTTTGACTGCCATGCGTGTGTGTTTGACATGCTGATGTGTATGTCACCGTGTTTAATGAAACAGTGCGCTTTGATGTTCAAATGTGGAGCGTTTGATATGGCGCGCGTTTATGATCCAATGGCTGTGATTATTCTGAATTGATTTGAACTAATTTTTTTCCCTCCACATTTTATTTGTTTATCCAATTATTTTAGCTGTTTTgtaaaatgcataaaaaatagaaaaatgatccaattgaactccaatttttttccttgttttgtatgaatgtctagtttttatggtattaatttcatgattttttgaTGTCTGGTTTTGtatgtgtgaatttttgatttgaagttgtgctaatttgacatgttgtgttcaatgctttgtgaaatcttcatatttgagccatttgatccaattttttgtgTGCATGATATTCACTCATGATGTGAATTTTTTatcactggtttggattttttctcatatgctatcattacttttgacacatagagttaagtgtgacaatttgtgttaCATTTTTGACATTGGATTTGTGCATTTTTTTTCACATAGCATTTGAATCTTTCTGGATctgatcttttgcatattgagTGTCCATAACATGAGGAACTTTcataaaaaatctcaaagtcattgcatgcatttctgttttgatttggattttctaagttggaagttcattttgtgtACATTGTTTGGTCATTGCATTACATGAACCATTTGAGATACTTGTTTATTGATATGgtgctggtccttttgaggacattttattgattgtttgaatgtgcattatgtaAAAGACtgggttctgttttgatcatttggtttggttttgaacttagtctttgtactagtgttttgtgcataaactaattgtgctttgtgtttcaggtttggacatttagcattaatggttgatttgttctcactttgtgagatgcaaatgctttgagtactaactattgttgttttgtaggttttgatTGATGTgatgagctcatttgagtgcttgagcattgttcattgagttgtgtaactgtGGGATAGTTTCACTGTTGTCTGTTGATGTTTATAACTGAATTACTgactgtttagcttttgtacaggtaccttagttgctttCTTGATTTTGCTTTAgcttaagctttggagtgtggttgatacaccacttaggtagttagcctcttacttcatgtagtctggaagtcctgtcacctttttggcaggcattttgctggcaagtcctccttcagaagctctgtttgtgtttgtttaacattgtgcccaaagacctccaagaagaggcatgtgatatttgataagacctccaagagaagaggcaattgacggataaaagggattagcagccaatcccccgttattctgtgagtcgttctttatgctcgcactacgtgctgatgcttctgaacatgtacccaagatctttgtccagtgtctgtcaagtggaatagggtccctctttctggatccccacgctttcagtttcatgagctcaccctggccagggttaagagctataaggtctcatcctcattaccatttggatcagcttcaccctaactttcaatgttagtggttaagagctccaGATTGTCCCTTACAGTTTGccttatttgtcgaggttgatatgacccctcttgactaaagcccacacattgtttgagcctcttgtatggatatagtgtgtgatgtttgttcaCTTGTGTTGATGTTATTTGCTAtttgagttgactcgcttccagaatgagttaagttcttgttagagacctcaacttagggatattgatggcatgacaactattaggctcgagtcttagtctccctattaggTTGTTGTTTCCCTcgtctctggttaggagagtgttgtacccctATTAAGGGaaactacgtcgccctgattctcataccagatgagatacgtaggcaggaggttgtgagcaatctctccgggcaaccttttctttttttgttgttttgtgtgtgtgtaccctttgtcgcaccccaaaatttgactttggctttgttgaccatatcctgattaatctcgttgtctcgtattcatctcaatttcttaaacttcgcatgacaactggtttgattatgttttgtgtgttttcgttgcttaccgtgttgtattttgttgttttagcaaaacctggccgatatcgttgcctcgtatttatctcgcttatctcttttgtgcgtggcatcgcttcgattaggttttgtgcgtttttatctatttaattgtttgtttgttggtattttgactgtatttcgaatatattagagttttcgtattgtccgattatttgtgattgtgtttgtcagcgttttcgtgatgtcgtgttgattttattattgcctagggttgtttatttaattacgtgttgtgccgtgtgatttaatcgagtctgtttgagtcgtgttgttgattttactggtttaccggtttactggtttattggttttatcaatttgtctgttttgctatgcaaattgtcatcgtttttatcgcgttcgtgtcgctcgattttatcgtattttaatcgtgtgccgtttaatattatttgtgcttaatattaattgtgtttagttgttaattagtttatttaattaggattaatattatattagtttattattattattattatataatatataaatatattattaattatgttagatattttttaggtttcttattgtttaagtaatctaaatatatattattaatttatgttagatattttttaggtttcttattgtttaagtaatctaaatatatattattaatttatgttagatattttttaggtttcttattgtttaagtaatctaaatatatattattaatttatgttagatattttttaggtttcttattgtttaagtaatctaaatatatattattaatttatgttagatattttttagctttcttattgtttaagtaatctaaatatatattattaatttatgttagatattttttaggtttcttattgtttaagtaatcgaaatatatatatatatatagatgtggttagtaagaaaaaagGAGGAGGaggatcagtaaggaaaaaaacgtgtggtgagagaaatagagaattgaaaagaaatatttttccaaaagcattatcgtatttcacttgttcttcattttcggtaacccaaaatcgtcccgattattcaccgaaacccaaaaccgatttcatatctttgaagttcgttgagtccaggtcacaaatatccaaggttcatttcattccggcgtcgtttcaccgattaaaagcgacgttgaagtcgggtactcacgaaggcagccagcactgcgtcggtgacggtttccagctttcggtcgatcatttggacgatcagaagttcatcctcttcacacaaggtaatattcttcacttatctttgaaatcggcaaagttccggcttgccgacatgtgttttaatatattatttatctaaatatatatatatatatatatatataatatatatatatatatatatatatatatatatatttttttattatctattatatatatatatatatatatatatctatatatatatctatatatatatattatatttatctattatatattatttgtctatattatatatatatatatatatatctatatatatatatatatatatatatatatatatattacttttgtttactaaatattgtttatctttatattattttgcatatatgttttatttaaatgttagttaaattaattatttgtttaaatgtttattttaattaaatgtttatttatatcaaatgtttattttgtctaaattaaatgtttatattgtttttttgatatttgtttatgttgttactaaccgtttcgtttcagtttcagctcgattaactccactaactattcgtaatactaactattcatagctaactgtgttgtaataatttactttctcgcatttttttatgttctgtattgtgtgtttaatcgtattgttcatattttatgttaaaaaattgaaaaatccaaaaaagagaaacccgatgcgatttcaacggtcgccgtttaagaaacccttttcacacactcacaagcttactcttgggcttccttataatgagcccatttatgtattgtttcggggtttaggctcattcaaatcttttgccagctttggcttttcagtttaaaaacattttcaaaaggacgtgtcagtctcaaagcctcccgcctaggtcgagcaagagatggcaagacacgccaatccaaaatcaacaaaacagactttccccttttcttttgggagaactacgtggattctgatttctccattgcgccttggagatacgtaggcctgaagtctacgactttatcgagtccaaaaagcaataaaatcaagttcttttctcatctccccaatcaaacgatcaaagcgaaaaaaagcaaagcattcacataaacataagcaaaaaggttcctgtggagtaccgcagatgtagagggtgctaataccttccctttgcataaccaacccccgaacccgtaactctaaagggatttatcgttatttttcccttcctctttttggataaaataaaagacggtggcgactcttgcatttaaaatatttttcaaacgggttaagttcaatcaatacttaatctcgtgaaaaatcccgccgcgacagaatgacaactctgctggggacacaaTGATTCaacttatttgagggtttagcctatctttgcttgtttatatgtttgctttgtggatatttgctaaattgtattgtttgtaatgtttgttattttgggttttgggggatacttgtgataaatcctatacccggatttggggcacatttgagataggatggatgataattcaggttgacttgataggagacaatccttaccaagttgacttgagcctttgtccgcttggtggaggcctctttgagggtgatagtgctaaacaagtcatttgtgaggcattgttgctttcgacgggcccgtgaagccaaggaccttagtttacctttaccccatcttggccttacttaggatgtgatgcggtgaccacttcggaccaaaagtctggtttggttgatacgcgatatcacactcaagcgagattcttttgagaataatattggaaagcgagcagttgcttaacccggtattatccgaagaaggatccataaccttgggaacttttagaacccgtttggcaggtgaaccttagaacttatcttggggctttgtcctaaactccatgctggtgatgaactttgagccttgtattgtttgaccatgtttgtgtttgttgcattcatgcatgacatgcattcattcccatcatttcaacctttttccaaggaacttaaagtgaggattgcaaatattgcaggaaacatggattttggacggagaagtgtgaaaaagtacaatctcatcaatccaaagatagatgaactaaagaaactggtttcttcgatcgcagatcctattggtttcagagacagatatggggcacttatatctttattgacacttaggatggaagaagggttattgcagacattagtacagttctatgatccagtctatcactgtttcacattcccagactatcaactcatgcctacattggaagagtatgcccagttgcttcacatcccagttgctgatacagtacctttctctggttcagaaaagttacccgagcacagttctcttgcaaaagtgttgtacatgaagaagtcagaattcaagaataacttcaccaccaaaggaggacttccaggtttcactgccaagttcttaatggggaaggtttcttattttgccagtcaaggttgtgatattattgtggagcatctgttcgccttgttgatctacggtttgttactatttcctaatattgaaggttttgtggattcatatgctatacgcatcttcctaagtggtaatcctgttccaactttgctcggagacacctatcattccatccattaccgtactttgaaaggaggaggaaccatagtctgctgtataccgttactctacaaatggtttgtctctcatcttcctaagtcagctactttttgggatcgcaagtcaggacttcagtggtcacagaggattttgtctcttacccagtcagatattgcatggtatagtagagttttagacgatgtgaagatcattgatagttgcggggagttccccaatgtgcccctcatgggcacaaagggaatcatttcttataatccagtacttgctaggagacaactcggttaccctatgaaggacaagcctcctaacattcttttagaaggtattttcttgagggataacgaggaggaccctaccatgaaagagagagtagtaagagcttggcatcgtgtttgtcgcaaagggagacttgaattgggtaagaaagattgtacctcctatgagccgtacctccagtggatcagagccagagctatacagttgaaaatgccatacccacgtcatgatcctatcaaacccgctccgttgaagaccccctaccttccgctagatgacaaagaagaactccaagccaccttggagagggtcaagaaagagagagacgcttggaacgataaggcccaggtgctcgaaatggaaaatgaagaacttcagagacagttaaaggagcagagtggagaagattgtgcaggtaaacgtccaagggtgcaagaggatttattttcctcaggcacaacagattactcccagattccacagtcctcaggtgcatggaaaggtcttgtagacagtttggtgaaggagaaagcttttatgcagaaggcctatgaagaaagaattgagagacttgaaggacaactcctacttatttatgctcgtcctgatgacacatgtccttaaatggttttcttggttgtattttgggttgataactttgttttgttatcaaaaatgtttgcaattctatcttttccttcacttagagttccttggaaaatcattcattttgcatatccatgcatcacgtgcatacaggttgtctgtcttggtccagtcttctaacagttgcttcccgccagcagatccatttcaagctgacggataattacaacacaagagccaactacaaaagaagaatggagataacagataacgagaaccgagaattgaaagctcaggttgaccgcctttctactatggtcgagacattgatagcaaaccaagcagcccaagctgctcaacttcaaacagcacaagctcaggttgccgaagcacaagatgcacagatccaggcgcaagcacaggcagcagagatgcgcaaccaaatgttaaccgcccgtctacaagcagaggaagcccaggctagggctcaagttcataattcaggacagacttcggcacagaatcaacctcaaattcagaatcagacaacagcggcacccgtcactacagtcatcgcttcagaaatcaacgctgtcccagtcacttctgttaccatcacagcatcccgtccttgggaaatacccagggatcttaatcaagatagatatcaacaagatttcgttccaccaaatgctcctgtcttcactaatgtgcctcccgttgttcactatactcctcacctaggagaacctgtctatcacggccctaccccaagtgaggatcctggtctcaatgatagaatggatgaattccaggatcagtttgcggaattacaaaaagagataaaagctcTTCGTGGGAAAGAACTGTTTGGCAGAGATGTAAATGATATGTGTTTGGTTCCAGACGTAAGGATGCCAGCAAAATTTAAACTACCAgaatttgaaaagtacaaaggaagTTCTTGTCCACAGACCCATTTGGTTATGTACGTGCGAAAGATGTCAATGTACACCAACGACCAAAGGATGCTCATTCATTGTTTTCAAGACAGCCTTACCGGTGCAGCTTTACGCtggtatatgggattagacagtTCTCAGATCAAGACTTTCAACGATTTAGGCGAGGCCTTTATCAAACATTACAAATACGACCTTGATAATGTGCCAgaccgagatcagttgaggtcCATGCAACAAAGAGAAAAGGAGACATTCCGCGAATACGCGCAAAGGTGGTGCGAAATTGCAGCACAGGTTGTTCCACCtatggaagaaaaggagatgacgaAAGTGTTCTTAAAGACTCTTGATACTttttattacgagaggatgattgCAAGCGCTCCTACAGACTTTACTGACATGGTAAACATGGGAGTCCGTTTAGAGGAAGCAGTTCGAGAAGGGCGTCTAGTCAGAGAAGGAAGTTCATCTTCAAGTGGGGCAAAGAGGTACGGCGGTTTTATGAAAAAGAAGGAACAAGAAACTAATGCTGTGTCCTATAATCATCCAAGAAGGATCAGTTATCCTTACCATTCCCAACACCAACATATAGCAGCCGTGACTCCAGTAATCACTTCCGCTCCAGTTCAAGTCCAATACCCTCAGCAGCGTACCAACCGCTTCCAACAGAAtactcagtatcagcaacaacaacaacctcaacaacatcaacatcagtTACAACAACGTCCACCGCAGCAGCAAAGAAGAAccaattttgatccaattccaatgtcATATGCATAATTGTATCCAGCTTTGATCACTAAAAACCTTGTGCAACCACGACCACGACCTCTTGTACCAGAAGTGATACcttggtggtacaagccagaggTATCTTGTCCCTTTCATCAGAATGCTCCAGGTCATGACTTAGACAACTGTTTTGCTTTAAAGTTGGAAGTACAGAAGTTGACAAGAGCAGGTATCCTGACCTTCAAGAACATGGGTCCCAATGTGAAGGACAATCCAATGCCAAGTCATGGTCCTTCATCAGTGAACAATATAGAAGTTTGTCTCAATGAACAACGTGTTACGAAGATAGAGGAGATTCGGCGGTCTTTGGTTGAAATTCATTCTGTTTTATGTGCTCATGGTCTATTCCAACATGACCACCAGATCTGTGGTACATGTTCAGTCAATTCAAGAGGTTGTAGAAAGATTCAAGATGATTTGCAAGGCGTCCTTGATCAGGGTTTGATTCAGATTTCTAGACAAGTGAGTTCTCCAGAATCACAAGAACAAGAGGTGAATGTCATCATTCCTTGCTTCAACATTCCAGAGAAAGTAGAGATAGCTTATCATCCGAGGGAGCCAGTGGTGATTTGCCCTCCGGGCCCAATGCCTTACACTTCAGATAAAGCGGTCCCCTACCGTTATGCAGCAACTATTATTGAGAACGGTAAAGAGGTCGAGATTAAAACCTTAGCCTCAGTTACCAATATCGCAGCAAATAGCCGAATGATGCGCAGTGGCCGCGTGTTCGCTCCGCCGGTTATCCCAAGTAGAAATGTTGAGAAAGATCTAGTAGTCGTGGTACCAGTGACAAGAGAAGCAGAAGGGCAAACAAGCAATTCAACCCTTGATAAAGAAACAGATGAACTACTTAGAATTATCAAGCTCAGTGACTACAAAGTGGTAGATCAGTTGCTACAGACACCATCAAAAATCTCGATCCTGTCCTTATTATTGAATTCAGCTATCCACAGAGAAGCACTACTGAAGGTGCTTGATCAAGCCTTTGTAGAACAGGATATAACAGCAGAGCAGTTCAACAATGTTGTAGGCAGCATCACTTCGTGCAATGGCTTAggcttttgtgatgaagaactgCCAGAAGAAGGAAAGAATCACAACTTCGCTCTCCATATCTCAGCCAATTGTCAAGGGGATTCTTTGTCTAATATCCTAATTGACACCGGTTCATCTCTGAATGTCATGCCCAAGTCTACCTTGGTGAAGCTAAAGTATAAAGGGGGGCAAATGCGGCACAATGGAATTATTGTGAAAGCGTTCGATGGATCAAGAAAATCAGTCATTGGAGAAGTTGATTTGCCTATTGGTATTGGACCACATGTattccagatcactttccaggttatggatataGTGCCAGCTTATAGCTGTCTGCTCGGAcgcccatggattcatgaggcgggTGCCATTACATCCACGttacaccaaaagttaaagtttgtcaagaatgggcAAATAGTGACGGTTAATGGGGAGCAGGCTATGCTGATTAGCCAACTTTCATCGTTTAGTGTGATAGAAGTAGACGAGACGGCTGTTCAAACTCCATTTCAGGCCCTGGCCATCGATGATTACAAGAAAAGTGAAGGTTCAATCGCGTCATTCAAAGACGCCCAGCAGATTGTCAAGACAGGTCCTACAGAAATGTGGGGGAAGGTGATAGAGTTACCAGAAAACGTTAACCATGCAGGATTAGGCTTTGTTGATGGAAAACAAGTGCAGACTTCAGTGGTGCGACCTTTCAAAGATATCTTTCACAGCGGTGGGTTTATCAACATGGTAGCAGTTGAGGAGGATACTTTTGAGGGAAAGACAGAAGACGAAGGTCCCAGATTTGTGACACCaggagtagttatgaagaactggaccgcagttgacatcccacattgtgtccacatatcaaagtaattaagcttttcagttttcaaaaatcttccgctttaacccaaagcgcgaagcattaattttgtaaaatgggcacttttgtcaaaaacgtactatccatgaaaaagatcttttgtgttcctatacacttgtgtccttttatcttttcagctttttcggaaaatggtaacacaaaaaaaaccttaaaaagaacacatttttgcatgtcatggtcagtcctctaaaaacaattgttt encodes:
- the LOC127130525 gene encoding uncharacterized protein LOC127130525, with the protein product MGPNVKDNPMPSHGPSSVNNIEVCLNEQRVTKIEEIRRSLVEIHSVLCAHGLFQHDHQICGTCSVNSRGCRKIQDDLQGVLDQGLIQISRQVSSPESQEQEVNVIIPCFNIPEKVEIAYHPREPVVICPPGPMPYTSDKAVPYRYAATIIENGKEVEIKTLASVTNIAANSRMMRSGRVFAPPVIPSRNVEKDLVVVVPVTREAEGQTSNSTLDKETDELLRIIKLSDYKVVDQLLQTPSKISILSLLLNSAIHREALLKVLDQAFVEQDITAEQFNNVVGSITSCNGLGFCDEELPEEGKNHNFALHISANCQGDSLSNILIDTGSSLNVMPKSTLVKLKYKGGQMRHNGIIVKAFDGSRKSVIGEVDLPIGIGPHVFQITFQVMDIVPAYSCLLGRPWIHEAGAITSTLHQKLKFVKNGQIVTVNGEQAMLISQLSSFSVIEVDETAVQTPFQALAIDDYKKSEGSIASFKDAQQIVKTGPTEMWGKVIELPENVNHAGLGFVDGKQVQTSVVRPFKDIFHSGGFINMVAVEEDTFEGKTEDEGPRFVTPGPNNQ